In Pseudomonadota bacterium, one DNA window encodes the following:
- a CDS encoding SDR family NAD(P)-dependent oxidoreductase, with protein MNIENKVAVVTGGASGLGEATVRRYAEAGAKVAIFDLNQEAGQALADELGDAAVFCAVDVVDEASATQGVEHTLASFGQIHICNNFAGISPGCKTVGRDHVPHPLEKFRQTIDINLIGTFNVLRLCASQMSKQDSVTDSGTRGVIINTGSIAGYEGQIGQAAYAASKGAIIGMTLCLARDLAQYGIRVNTIVPGLIHTPLFESFPDPVVESLEASVLYPKRLGKPQEIAHLSQYIVENDYTNGECIRMDGGLRMQPR; from the coding sequence ATGAATATCGAGAACAAAGTCGCTGTGGTCACCGGCGGCGCATCAGGTCTTGGCGAAGCAACCGTGCGGCGGTATGCGGAAGCGGGAGCGAAAGTGGCGATCTTCGACCTCAATCAGGAAGCCGGCCAGGCCCTGGCTGACGAGCTGGGAGACGCGGCAGTCTTTTGCGCGGTGGACGTTGTTGACGAAGCCAGCGCAACGCAGGGCGTCGAGCACACGCTGGCGAGCTTTGGACAGATCCACATCTGCAATAACTTCGCCGGGATCAGCCCCGGCTGCAAAACGGTGGGCCGAGACCACGTCCCGCATCCGCTGGAAAAGTTTCGGCAAACTATCGATATCAACTTGATTGGCACGTTTAACGTCCTGCGCCTGTGCGCCTCACAGATGTCGAAACAGGATTCGGTCACCGATTCCGGCACCCGCGGTGTCATCATCAACACCGGCTCGATCGCTGGCTATGAGGGGCAGATTGGTCAGGCGGCCTACGCGGCTTCCAAGGGCGCCATTATCGGGATGACGCTGTGCCTGGCCAGAGACCTCGCTCAGTACGGGATCCGCGTCAATACGATTGTGCCCGGCCTGATCCACACGCCGTTGTTTGAATCCTTTCCGGATCCGGTCGTGGAGTCGCTGGAAGCCAGCGTTCTGTATCCCAAGCGGCTTGGCAAGCCGCAGGAAATCGCTCACCTTTCGCAATACATCGTGGAAAACGACTACACCAACGGCGAGTGCATCCGGATGGATGGCGGCCTGCGCATGCAGCCCCGCTGA